The Venenivibrio stagnispumantis genomic sequence TTTTACCCGAATTTAAAGCAAATTCATAAGAAAAGATTTACATTGTAAAGCAAAAAAATTTTTACTGAAAAACTTCTTTGTTCCTTAGATTGTGGATATTTGGATATATAATATCCAAATATATTGTCTGTTTTAATATTAAATTTTGTCTGTTTTAATATTAAAATTTTGTCTTTTTTTAATATTAAAAATTGTCCTTTTTAATGAGTAGTTCCTGAAAGATAATTTTACTTCCAAAACTTCCAAAAACTTTTTTTCTTTTCTTGTGATTGATTTTGTTTTAAGAGTTCTACAATCTCTTTTAGTTCCTGTATCCTTTTATCCTTTTCTTCCAAGAGTTCATCTTTACTTTGTAAAGCAATTTGAAAGCCTTTTAAAACATTCATTAATTGCTTATTCTGTTCTTCAAGGAGTTGTATTTGTTTATCTGTTTGAGAATGTGTTTCTATCAAGCATTTGATTGCTTCTTCTATTAGTTCGGTTTTATTTTTACCTGTTTGTCTTGATAACTCTTCCAATTTGTTTATCAGTTCTACTGATAGTCTGAAATTAACCAATCTCTTTTCCATCTTATCACCTGTAAAGCAATTGTAAAGATGTTGTAAAGATACCTGTAAATCTTTGTAAAGATACCAAAAAGTATAGCATTTTTTGTGTAAAGTTTCCATCTTTACGATGTAAAGATAGTGTAAAGATGATTGTAAAGATTTGTAAAGATAACTAATGTTATATTGCTTTTTACCGGTTATATGCAAAATGGAAATGAAATTTTAAAAACTTCCAAGAAAATCCATTTTTTGCCTTTGATTTTCAAGGTTCAGAAAGCACTAAATTTGCAAAATAAGTAGAGAGTATTTGTTTAATCAAAATTAGTCCTAATTCGGACTATTTTTGCAAAATGGAAATCAAAGATTTTAAAGAAAATTGTTGAAAATAATTGATAAAAAAGATTGAGATTAATGGAAAAATAATTCCACATAGTTCAGATAAAACGAGGCAATAAAAAGACTTGGACTTAAATATGAAAACTTTCTATCCCACATAGTTCAGATAAAACAAATTGTGGTGTATAACGAAACTTACAATTACACTGTGCTTTCTATCCCACATAGTTCAGATAAAACTTAAATAATCCATATGCTGCAGCAGTTTTAAACTTACACTTTCTATCCCACATAGTTCAGATAAAACCTGTATTGATTAATTATAGTGATGAGGAAGAAATAACTTTCTATCCCACATAGTTCAGATAAAACACGATGAAGATTTGAATTATTTAAATTTTTTTGAAACTTTCTATCCCACATAGTTCAGATAAAACCTTTAAAGAGAACGTTAAATTCGTTCTCCCTAGTAGACTTTCTATCCCACATAGTTCAGATAAAACGAGGAAGATAGATGAAAAAAGTCAAGATTTTTACAGACTTTCTATCCCACATAGTTCAGATAAAACATATATGTGAACAAATCTATTGTATTTCGTATGATAGCTTTCTATCCCACATAGTTCAGATAAAACAACTTGATAACGAAAAAAATCTTAAATCTTGCAAAGACTTTCTATCCCACATAGTTCAGATAAAACCCGTCAATTTTTTCATAAAAAATAATAATGAAATTTTTAAATTTTGTCAAGTATTTTTTAGTAAAAATTAATTTAAAACTGAATAACCGCAAATTAATATTTTTTGCATTGAACCTCTAATAATGCAAATATATTTTCTGTTATATTTTCGCTAATCGTTGATACAAGCTAAGTTAAGCAGAAATATATTTTCTGTTTAAAATGCAAAATTTTTCAAAAAATAAAACAATGTTTGATTAATAGACTTATCTTTCCCCTTAAAACCAAGAAAGAAAGCCTATTCTCTTATTCCTTTTCCAAGTAGCAAACTTTAAACTTGTTAGAAAAATTATAGCACAAAATTTTTTAAAACTTCCAAAGAAAATTTCCTTTCTTGCTATTGATTTTCAAGGATTTAAAGACAACAAAATTGCAAAATAAGGTAGTATATCAATTCTAACCTAAATTAGTCCCAATTCGGACTATTTTCCGGAAATTTTTAAAATTCCATCAAACTCCAAACTCTAATTGATGTTATAGTAAATCCTTGAATAGCAATAACTAAAAAAACTATACAATTAACAAAGTATTGATTTTATTGGGATTATTTTTAGTATTGACACAATAATTTTAATGGTTTAATCTTTTTATCCCCTCTTTTTTAAAGTTTTACCTTCCGAATAATCTACTTACGGTTAGCTAACCGGTTTTTACCGGTAGCTTTTTTATTTAGATAAACATAATACTAATCAATAATTCCTATATCCTTAAATCTTCCAAAACTGAAAAAGAGCTTTGCCACTATGTAATGACAAAGCTCGTGTAAAAATGTTGATGGCAGTCTGATAAAGATTATAAATATTGTTTCAAGCATTGGTTAATCTGAAGATAAGATTGGTGGTATATCTTGATATTTGTCAAAGAATTCCTTAAACATTGGTGATGCTTGTTTGTTTAAGAATTCTTTTTGATTTATTGTATTAAGTTTGAATGCATTACAATATCCTTTATAATCTTTACTTTCTTCACTTTGACAGAATTTAATGAAGTTTTCTAAATCATCAGTTTGAGCGTTTTTAATGGCATTTTCTATCATCATTAAGAAAGTTGTTTCTTTTAGAGGAAGTTCTTTAAATTCTGTTTTGAATTTGGTTTTTTTGAATGTTCCTAATAAAGAAGGCTTTTCGTATTCTCCGTTTGAAATGTTCCAACCGGTATCGTATTCATATCCGGTATTGAGGAAATTTATGAGTGCTTCTTTGTAATCTTGAGGACTGTTTACCACTATTTCTTTTATTTTATCTAATCTACCACCTGTTAGCTCTATTTCTCTTTTCTTTATATACGGGCTATTTCCGAAATAAACACAAGCCGGCATGTAAAGGTTATTTACGCATAAAGCAAGTGCAGTTTCTTGGAAATCAAATTCTCTCGTTGAATCCCAATTTAGAGTTCCGTCATATAATTTTTTCCATAAGAACATTAAATATGGTTCTTTTGTTTGATGATATATTTTTTCTATTGTTGTTTCTACTGCAGTTGCATATCTTGAATTTGGTGAGTTTAATGCTCCTCTAAGATACTTTAAGTTTTCTTCAATATGAGTATAATATCTAATTCCTATTTTGCATTCTTTTTTTTCTTGTTCTGTTAATTCCTTATCTTTTTTAAACATATCAAATAGGTTTTCAAATCCTCTTGCATAGTCGTGTAGGCATCTTTCCCAATAAATGTAAGGTTTGTCCGGTCCTGTATATATGGTTATTTTTCTTTCATCAAACCCTATTGTTTTTTCTTTTATTACAAGATTGTATTTTTCCCAATTAGAAGTATCTACATTTCCATCTGATAAATAAACAAAAGCTCTACAATTATCATCATATATGCTATTGGAACAACTATTTTTTGTTTGTTCCTTTAGTTTGTTTTGTTCCTCACAAGCTTGATTATCTCCTAATTTACAAGCCGTTTTTACAAGTATAGATTTTAAAACTATATTATCTACATTTTTTCCGGTTTCATAACAAGCATTTGCATTTTTGTTTAATACACATTCTTTGTAATCAGATAGAATTTCATAGGCTTTATCTAATGAAGAATGAACTTTGCTTTCATCTAAATCAACATTCATTTTAAATGGATTAAAAGCAAAGGCATTTGTGATGATTATTACAGATGTTAATAATGGTAGAGATATTTTTTTCATAGAAAGCCTCCTTTTTATTTTTTATTGTTCGTTAAAGAATTTTCCTTTTAATAACATATTTTTGAGTGTTTGTTTTGCTTCTTCAGGAGAATTAAATTTTATTTCAATTGGTTCCCTTTTTCCATTAAAAAAGAAGGTTATTGTATTTTGGAAGAGATTTATTGTATCTACATCTTTCATATTGATAAAATTATTTCCTATCCATAAGAAACAAGTTCTGAGAGTTTCAGTACAAACATAATCTTTTATATCATTTTTCTCATAAGTATATGCTTTTGTATTTGTGTAAAATCCTATTAATCCGGTTGCAAGTAAAGATAAAGCTAATTTTTTCATTGTTTAACCTCCAAAAATTTTATTTTCCAATATTTTAACTTTTTGGTTTTAAAAAATAAAGATTGTTTTAAGGAGAGTTTTACTCTCTATTTCTGCATACCATTTATCTTTGAAAATAACAGTTTAATCCCTTTGGTGTATTTCCGTATTTTCTGAAACAAATGGATAAAACATAAGCAGAAGCGTCTATGTTAATGCAAGGGTTGTAAAGATATTCCGGATGCTTTTTCAGTTCTTTGTTTTTTTGTTGTATAAGTGGTATCCAAGATGAATGTAAGGACATTATGCCTATATAGTTGTTTTTTTCATTTTCTACTTTTCTAAAGTAAGGGTTAAATTTTGTTTCTGCTTGGGCTATTGTGTAAAGAACATTTGGGTCTATTCCGTATTTTCTACCGGATTCTTGAAAGCAAGCAGAAAGGTCATTGTAATAGGCGAAAGATTGGGTAGTTATTAAAAAGAACAATATTTGTATGGTAAGGAAATGCTTTATTATTTTAATCATCTATTGTTCTTTCATGATGATGAATGGTATTGTAATACATTGAAGATGGGTCCCATAATCCTTTATCGAACTCAGTTTCTTCTAGTAGGAAATCATTTATAAAGAAATCATTTTCTTCTTTATCAATTTTGTTTTTTTGTTTTTCGTAATCTACTATGCAATATCTTGGGGTAGAATTATTTTCTTGTTCTTCTGTTTTGCTAAATAGTATTTTTATGATTTTAAATATTTCTTTAAAAAATCCTGTTGTATCTATCATCTTTTTCTCCTGAAATTTTATTTTCCAATATTTTAATAAATTTTATCAAGATTTATAAAGGTCTGACGGCTATAAGATAAACTTTGTTTATTATTAAACGCTGTTTTTGACCTTTTTCATCATAAAAATCCAAAATTATATCGTATTTTGAATTTGACATCATTGTTCCGGTAAGTTTTAAAACTGTATTTCCATAATTAACATGTACTTCTACCTCTTTATCGTGATAGTAAATTAAATAATTATTTCTCTCAGGATTTGGTATCTTCTTTTGTCCCTGATTTTGTTGTTTCTTTTGGTTTTGGTTCTGTTGTCCTTGTTTTTGATTTGGTTTCTTTTGCTCTGCCATTTTTATCCTCCCTACGTTATCAAGTATAAAAACCGGCTATTTTTTAAACTTATGTTAAATCTTGTTATTAACCAACCTACCGGATTTAATATTTTCTCATCTAAATCTGCATATTTCAAGGTTTTAAGTATATCTTTTATACCTCTCTCAGCAATTAATTTCTCATTGTTAATTAGGAAAAATAAAACTTCATCCTTCTTAAGCCGTTTCCAACTGTAATTTAAAATTGCTCTGTATTTCTTCCGGTAAAGCTTTAATTTCTTAATTGCTGTTTTGCTCGGTTTGTGAAGATAATCATCTTTACTCGGTAAAAGTTCATAATCTTGTTTTTGTGGTCCATATTTTTTTGTTTTCTCCTGTTCGTTTGATGTTTTTCCGGTAGCTCCTAAATCCTGTTTTTCATCTTTAATTTGATTGTTTTTATCCGGCTCTCTTTCCTCTTGCCCTCGTTTATCAATGGATATGAAAATTGCCGGCTCTTTCTCTACTGCCGGTTTCTTCGGCTGTAAAGATTCAAGTTTTTTCTGATAAGTTCGCTCAAGATTTTTTCTAATTTCTTCTGCAATCGCTCTTATCTCTTCTTCAAGTTTCTTCTGTTTTTCCTTTTCTGCTTTCTCTCTCAATTGCTGTTTCTCTTCTTCTGTTATATCTCTGCTTAATTGCTCTAAATACTTTCTTTTCTTTTCTTCAAACGCTTTAAGTTCTTCTTCTTTTAGTTTATCTTGGAATTTATCCCGTTGCTGTTGTTCTATTTGCTGTTGTTCCGGTTGCTTTTGATGTTTTAACGGCTCGCAAACGCCGTCGCGACACGCCCTAACGGGCGATACGTAGATATTTTCCTTTTTAAGTAAATCTATCAGATTAATAGGGAAAGTAAATGATATATCCGAAACATTAAACACTTTATCTGATATTTTAACGCTTATTGGAGATAAGTTCCAACCACCTCCATATTGCAAATTATCTAAAGATAATTTGTTAGTTATTAATTGTGTAAATCCTATTTTACAAGGGTTTGCTGGCATATCTTCTCTAATGCTTGTTTTTCCTTGTCTTGTGATTATATCCTGCTTTTGCTCCTCTTTTCCCTGTTCTTCTACTATCAT encodes the following:
- a CDS encoding ribbon-helix-helix domain-containing protein, which translates into the protein MEKRLVNFRLSVELINKLEELSRQTGKNKTELIEEAIKCLIETHSQTDKQIQLLEEQNKQLMNVLKGFQIALQSKDELLEEKDKRIQELKEIVELLKQNQSQEKKKSFWKFWK
- a CDS encoding lytic transglycosylase domain-containing protein codes for the protein MIKIIKHFLTIQILFFLITTQSFAYYNDLSACFQESGRKYGIDPNVLYTIAQAETKFNPYFRKVENEKNNYIGIMSLHSSWIPLIQQKNKELKKHPEYLYNPCINIDASAYVLSICFRKYGNTPKGLNCYFQR